A genomic segment from Daphnia carinata strain CSIRO-1 chromosome 1, CSIRO_AGI_Dcar_HiC_V3, whole genome shotgun sequence encodes:
- the LOC130694300 gene encoding transmembrane protein 98-like: MHASQSAVVAVTGGILASVFIAALLALLFICRYRLCPNAGSSLKKEQGTDVQQDGFHVSRSDIHLISSIEMEDGDYIMDSIDPDDLVIHPDLDKVLESHRWKWVDDALGIVPHCLQMLKGCHLMSERLVTTALASTEQQKFVELAMVAKSVLPLVDDVLRSMCPPIQPRGVENRAAALLRGVNRLGSLTEQTCNVSWPSGILDEMNMHYQKLKAIARRSEIQFRNEQNLQANGVTIVESCMT, from the exons ATGCACGCATCTCAATCTGCTGTTGTGGCTGTAACGGGAGGGATTTTGGCTTCCGTATTCATTGCAGCCCTCCTCGCCCTATTGTTTATATGCAGGTATCGACTTTGTCCTAATGCTGGTTCATCATTAAAGAAAGAGCAAGGCACAGATGTTCAACAAGATGGCTTCCATGTGAG TAGGTCAGATATCCACCTTATAAGCAGCATAGAAATGGAAGATGGAGACTACATTATGGACAGTATTGATCCTGATGATTTAGTAATCCATCCTGACTTGGATAAGGTGTTGGAATCTCATAGATGGAAGTGGGTGGATGATGCCCTTGGAATAGTCCCTCACTGTCTTCAGATGCTAAAGGGTTGTCACTTGATGAGTGAAAGGTTGGTGACCACCGCATTGGCTTCTACTGAACAACAGAAGTTTGTTGAATTGGCAATG GTTGCCAAATCCGTCCTACCGTTAGTTGACGACGTCTTACGTTCCATGTGTCCACCCATTCAACCGCGTGGTGTTGAAAACCGAGCCGCCGCTCTTCTGAGAGGTGTTAACCGCCTGGGTTCCCTCACTGAACAAACGTGCAACGTTTCTTGGCCATCAGGCATTCTTGATGAGATGAATATGCACTACCAG AAACTTAAGGCAATCGCCCGGCGCTCTGAAATTCAATTCAGAAATGAGCAGAATCTACAAGCAAACGGCGTAACGATCGTCGAATCCTGCATGACCTAA